A single window of Treponema sp. J25 DNA harbors:
- a CDS encoding outer membrane lipoprotein-sorting protein: protein MGKKYKIFFSAGCSVFMLVFLILPGFSQESWLNSLKEADRYRLFSEKGFSFEYRLTDKGETSTMMVYLKNTDRSVVLCVYTAPPELVGRKIFMDGNSFWLLDKRMQDPIRISARQMLFGQASAGDITRILFSDSYKVLEGKKDGPVIILELAAQPGKEISYPRVRLELNDADSRPVKAELYAATGTLMRTIYYEKYKTINNKILLTQFRVVNELNKEESIIELDKFEEKTLENRYFSREGMKALK, encoded by the coding sequence ATGGGTAAAAAATACAAAATCTTTTTTTCGGCGGGGTGTAGTGTTTTTATGCTTGTTTTTTTGATACTACCTGGCTTTTCCCAAGAATCATGGCTAAATAGTCTTAAGGAAGCTGATCGATATCGACTCTTTTCAGAAAAGGGTTTTAGTTTTGAATACCGTCTTACTGATAAAGGTGAGACTTCCACAATGATGGTATATCTTAAAAACACGGACCGTTCGGTGGTTTTGTGTGTGTACACCGCCCCTCCGGAACTGGTAGGCCGAAAAATTTTTATGGATGGTAATAGCTTCTGGCTGCTAGATAAAAGAATGCAAGATCCCATTCGGATCTCTGCCCGCCAAATGCTCTTTGGTCAAGCCTCGGCAGGAGATATTACCCGCATTTTGTTTAGTGATTCATACAAAGTGCTCGAGGGAAAAAAGGATGGACCAGTGATTATTCTTGAATTAGCAGCTCAACCTGGAAAAGAAATAAGTTACCCCCGGGTAAGACTTGAATTAAATGATGCCGATTCTCGACCGGTAAAAGCCGAATTATACGCGGCAACAGGAACACTTATGAGAACCATCTATTACGAGAAATATAAAACCATCAATAACAAAATTTTATTAACCCAATTTAGAGTGGTTAACGAACTAAATAAAGAAGAAAGCATTATTGAACTTGACAAATTTGAAGAAAAAACCCTGGAGAATCGTTATTTCTCCCGGGAGGGGATGAAGGCTCTAAAATGA
- a CDS encoding ABC transporter ATP-binding protein, with amino-acid sequence MKSEILRYENVYKQYKLGETVIEALSGVTLSVRAGEFTAIVGPSGSGKSTLLHLGAGLDRPTNGSVSLAGKDLHKMKDEELARIRNHQIGFIFQTFNLIPVLTVQENVEYPSLLYPESRQNRKRAKELLELVGLSDQAEKRPNMLSGGQRQRVAIARALINNPTIVFADEPTANLDHATGESIMDLLRKLNVELGTTFLFSTHDPRIMEKAHRIIRIEDGKITKETTVSNKDMPL; translated from the coding sequence ATGAAAAGCGAAATACTTCGGTATGAAAATGTCTATAAACAATACAAATTAGGGGAAACGGTTATTGAGGCTCTCTCTGGAGTAACCCTTTCTGTTAGGGCAGGTGAATTTACTGCCATTGTTGGTCCTTCTGGAAGTGGAAAATCGACCCTGCTCCATCTGGGGGCAGGGCTTGATAGGCCAACGAATGGGAGCGTTTCCCTTGCAGGAAAGGACCTCCACAAGATGAAAGACGAGGAGCTTGCACGTATCCGTAACCACCAAATAGGCTTTATCTTTCAAACCTTTAATTTGATTCCCGTTCTCACGGTACAGGAAAATGTAGAGTACCCCAGCCTGTTGTATCCTGAATCCCGCCAGAATCGGAAACGGGCAAAAGAGCTTTTGGAACTGGTAGGCCTTTCGGATCAGGCTGAAAAACGGCCCAATATGTTATCAGGGGGACAGCGTCAGCGGGTTGCTATTGCGCGGGCCCTCATCAATAATCCGACCATCGTATTTGCCGATGAACCAACTGCTAATCTTGATCATGCCACGGGAGAATCGATCATGGATCTCTTACGAAAGCTTAATGTTGAACTGGGAACTACTTTTTTATTTTCGACCCATGATCCTCGTATTATGGAAAAGGCCCATCGTATTATCAGAATAGAAGATGGGAAAATTACCAAAGAGACAACCGTTTCTAATAAGGATATGCCATTATGA
- a CDS encoding FtsX-like permease family protein, with the protein MTWLDLRLASRNVFRQGLRSMMPILVVTLSCYVIILVGGLYQYLFDSLEQSVIRSEGHFKIEAPGFTENQISGFVTENLIAKLKSLKEVRVLAIRSPISGIIGFGEQSSVFSGQVIDPYAEQVMQKWPNNIGIKEREDDQKASIGSLLALGLGVKVGDWISGISGYESFAVEIGEILTTDSEESDRFFLRLPYRALGGINYRTVRSVHVQINDPAKLADIIQEVQFIFNEVGIKNIKITEYTSPEGYISSVQRIYGDNLRFIMIVLFVTVFFSIATTFTLSLTERIQELGTMRAFGAKSSHLEVLFHLEALYLSLYGFVLGTIGSLLTGVVINWTGGIKLPPPPTVHTAIKVGFSFNSIYLLSAFVLVLMVGQLSAFVVTRKIGQLTIIEQLRINT; encoded by the coding sequence ATGACGTGGTTAGACCTGCGGCTTGCATCTCGGAATGTGTTTCGTCAGGGCCTACGAAGTATGATGCCTATTTTGGTGGTAACTCTTTCCTGTTATGTCATCATTCTTGTAGGGGGCTTGTATCAATATCTGTTTGACTCGCTAGAACAAAGTGTAATACGTTCAGAGGGGCATTTTAAAATTGAGGCTCCTGGCTTTACTGAGAATCAAATAAGCGGTTTTGTAACGGAAAATCTTATTGCAAAGTTAAAATCCCTTAAAGAGGTCCGGGTACTTGCGATACGTTCTCCCATTTCAGGAATCATTGGTTTTGGTGAACAAAGTTCTGTTTTCTCTGGACAAGTAATTGATCCTTATGCAGAACAGGTAATGCAGAAATGGCCCAATAATATTGGAATCAAAGAAAGAGAAGATGATCAAAAAGCTTCAATTGGTTCCTTATTAGCCTTGGGGCTTGGTGTTAAAGTAGGAGATTGGATAAGCGGCATTTCAGGATACGAAAGTTTTGCTGTAGAGATTGGCGAGATCCTTACTACTGATTCAGAAGAAAGTGATCGTTTCTTTCTTAGATTACCATATCGGGCTCTTGGTGGCATTAATTATAGGACTGTACGTTCTGTACATGTGCAGATAAACGACCCTGCAAAACTTGCAGATATTATCCAAGAGGTTCAGTTCATTTTTAACGAGGTGGGAATTAAAAATATTAAAATAACCGAGTATACCTCTCCAGAGGGATATATCTCTTCGGTACAGAGAATCTATGGGGATAATCTTCGTTTTATTATGATTGTCCTGTTTGTGACCGTTTTCTTTTCTATTGCCACCACGTTTACCCTTTCTCTTACAGAACGAATTCAAGAGCTAGGAACTATGCGTGCCTTTGGAGCAAAAAGTAGCCATCTCGAAGTTCTTTTCCACCTCGAGGCTCTATATCTTTCGTTGTATGGGTTTGTATTGGGAACCATAGGGTCCCTTTTAACAGGTGTCGTAATTAACTGGACTGGTGGTATTAAGCTGCCACCGCCTCCCACCGTTCATACCGCAATTAAAGTAGGATTTTCTTTTAATTCCATCTATCTTCTTTCTGCTTTTGTATTAGTTCTGATGGTGGGACAACTTTCGGCCTTTGTTGTTACCCGAAAAATTGGACAACTTACGATAATTGAGCAGTTGAGAATCAATACTTAG